In a single window of the Thermus amyloliquefaciens genome:
- a CDS encoding heme o synthase — MSQPWFSRYAWGVLVWNVLVALWGAYVRATGSGAGCGAHWPTCNGEVIPRSPGVETLIEFTHRATSGLAFLSVLLLAFLAFRLWPKGHPVRLGAGLAFFFMITESLVGASLVLFGWVADNVSAERAVVQMVHLANTYFLLASLVLTAWWASGGAPLRLRGQGAVGVALLLGLLALLFLGMSGAVTALGDLLFPVRNTLEALERSLTPGEHFLVRLRVLHPLIAVSVGLYVVFAGYLVAHLRPSSHTRRFAHALAYLYGVQLLAGLVNVWLKAPVWMQILHLFLAYAVWLFFVLLVAAALDRGARRVELGEGTEAGVHRGTGGATWKDYLALTKPRVISLLLFTTLFAMLIAARGWPGTGLFLAVALGGYMMAGAANAINMVVDRDIDARMRRTAKRPTVTQRISSRDALLFAFGLALLAFLLLWWGANLLTATLALMGLIWYVLVYTLYLKRRTWHNIVIGGAAGAFPPLVGWAAVTGELSLFAWYLFALIFFWTPVHFWALALMIQDDYKAVGVPMLPVVLGERVTVMQIALYALLTALISLMPLLLGELGLVYLFFSLTLNALLILKSLALYRQPERRTAVSLYKYSMLYLALLFVAMAVDRVL, encoded by the coding sequence ATGAGCCAACCTTGGTTTAGCCGCTACGCCTGGGGAGTTTTGGTGTGGAACGTCCTGGTGGCCCTCTGGGGGGCTTATGTGCGGGCCACGGGGTCGGGGGCGGGGTGCGGGGCCCACTGGCCCACCTGTAACGGGGAGGTCATCCCCAGAAGCCCCGGGGTGGAGACCCTCATCGAGTTCACCCACCGGGCCACCTCGGGCCTGGCCTTCCTTTCCGTGCTCCTCTTGGCCTTCCTGGCCTTCCGCCTTTGGCCCAAGGGGCATCCCGTGCGGCTTGGGGCGGGTTTGGCCTTCTTTTTCATGATCACCGAGAGCCTGGTGGGGGCCTCCTTGGTCCTCTTCGGCTGGGTGGCGGACAACGTCAGCGCGGAGCGGGCCGTGGTGCAGATGGTGCACCTGGCCAACACCTACTTCCTCCTGGCTTCCCTGGTCCTCACCGCCTGGTGGGCTTCCGGTGGGGCCCCCCTGCGCCTGAGGGGACAGGGGGCGGTGGGGGTGGCCTTGCTCCTGGGCCTTTTGGCCCTCCTTTTCCTGGGCATGAGCGGGGCGGTGACCGCCTTGGGCGACCTCCTTTTCCCCGTGCGGAATACCCTCGAGGCCCTGGAGCGCTCCTTGACCCCGGGCGAGCACTTCCTGGTGCGCCTTCGGGTTCTCCATCCCCTTATTGCGGTGAGCGTGGGGCTTTATGTGGTGTTTGCCGGCTACCTGGTGGCTCATCTGCGGCCTTCTTCCCACACCCGGCGCTTCGCCCACGCCCTGGCCTACCTCTATGGGGTGCAGCTTCTGGCGGGCCTGGTGAACGTCTGGCTCAAGGCTCCCGTCTGGATGCAGATCCTCCACCTCTTCCTGGCCTATGCCGTGTGGCTCTTCTTCGTCCTCTTGGTGGCTGCGGCCCTTGACCGGGGGGCCAGGCGGGTGGAGCTGGGGGAGGGGACGGAGGCGGGGGTACACCGGGGCACCGGGGGCGCCACCTGGAAGGATTACCTGGCCCTCACCAAGCCGCGGGTGATCAGCCTGCTTCTCTTCACCACCCTTTTCGCCATGCTCATCGCCGCCAGGGGCTGGCCTGGGACAGGGCTCTTCCTGGCCGTGGCCCTGGGTGGCTACATGATGGCGGGAGCGGCCAACGCCATCAACATGGTGGTGGACCGGGACATTGACGCCCGCATGCGCCGCACGGCCAAGAGGCCCACGGTCACCCAACGCATCTCCAGCCGCGACGCCCTGCTCTTCGCTTTTGGCCTAGCCCTTCTGGCCTTTCTCCTCCTCTGGTGGGGGGCGAACCTGCTGACGGCCACCCTGGCCCTCATGGGCCTCATCTGGTACGTGCTGGTCTACACCCTTTACCTGAAGCGGCGGACCTGGCACAACATCGTCATCGGCGGGGCGGCGGGGGCCTTCCCGCCCCTGGTGGGCTGGGCGGCGGTGACGGGTGAGTTAAGCCTCTTTGCCTGGTACCTCTTCGCCCTCATCTTCTTCTGGACCCCGGTGCACTTCTGGGCCTTGGCCCTCATGATCCAGGACGACTATAAGGCGGTGGGCGTCCCCATGTTGCCCGTGGTGCTGGGCGAACGGGTGACGGTGATGCAGATCGCCCTTTATGCGCTCCTCACCGCCTTGATCTCCCTCATGCCCCTCCTTTTGGGGGAACTCGGCCTCGTCTACCTCTTCTTTAGCCTCACCCTTAACGCTTTGCTTATCCTTAAGAGCTTGGCCCTCTACCGCCAGCCCGAACGGAGGACGGCGGTTTCGCTGTATAAATACTCCATGCTCTACCTGGCCCTCTTGTTCGTGGCCATGGCGGTGGATCGGGTGCTTTAG
- the coxB gene encoding cytochrome c oxidase subunit II — protein sequence MKRGIAVLGLLGVALAQEAHRVAITHPVSAFNRETNFLLVWVLVFSVLIFGVVAGALAYIAWRFRARPGQEGEPPQIHGNDRLEVVWTVIPLLIIFVLFGFTARSLILVNKPIPGAMKVEVTGYQFWWDFNYASLGFRNSNELVLPVGVPVTLEITSKDVIHSFWVPGLVGKRDAIPGQKTLLHFTPEKPGVYYGFCAELCGPSHARMLFRVVVLPQEDFERFAQAAKTYTPPVADAQGQQVFQQNCMACHSVQGKMPPAVIGPELGFMGNRTSLAAGIVDYTPENLKAWIKDPASMKPGTKMPGFPQLSEADLDALVRYLDGLKVEGLDFKALPKF from the coding sequence ATGAAAAGAGGTATCGCGGTCTTAGGTCTTTTAGGCGTAGCCCTGGCCCAGGAGGCCCACCGGGTGGCCATCACCCATCCGGTGTCTGCCTTCAACCGGGAGACCAACTTCCTCCTGGTCTGGGTTTTGGTCTTCTCGGTGCTCATCTTTGGCGTGGTGGCCGGGGCTTTGGCGTACATCGCTTGGCGCTTCCGGGCTAGGCCGGGCCAGGAGGGGGAGCCCCCCCAGATCCACGGCAACGACCGCCTCGAGGTGGTCTGGACGGTGATTCCCCTCCTCATCATCTTCGTCCTCTTTGGCTTCACCGCCCGGAGCCTGATCCTGGTGAACAAGCCCATCCCAGGGGCCATGAAGGTGGAGGTGACTGGCTACCAGTTCTGGTGGGACTTCAACTATGCCTCCTTGGGCTTCCGCAACTCCAACGAGCTCGTCCTGCCCGTGGGGGTGCCGGTGACCCTGGAGATCACCTCCAAGGACGTGATCCACTCCTTCTGGGTGCCGGGGCTTGTAGGCAAGCGGGATGCCATTCCGGGACAAAAGACCCTTCTTCATTTCACACCGGAAAAGCCGGGCGTGTACTACGGCTTCTGCGCGGAGCTCTGTGGACCTAGCCACGCCCGCATGCTCTTCCGGGTGGTCGTCCTGCCCCAGGAGGACTTTGAGCGCTTCGCCCAAGCGGCGAAGACGTACACGCCCCCCGTGGCCGATGCCCAGGGGCAGCAGGTGTTCCAGCAGAACTGCATGGCCTGCCATTCGGTCCAGGGCAAGATGCCTCCGGCGGTCATCGGCCCCGAGCTGGGCTTTATGGGCAACCGCACCAGCCTGGCGGCGGGCATTGTGGACTACACGCCGGAGAACCTGAAGGCCTGGATCAAGGACCCCGCCTCCATGAAGCCGGGGACGAAGATGCCGGGCTTCCCGCAGCTTTCCGAGGCGGACCTGGACGCTTTGGTCCGCTACCTGGACGGCTTGAAGGTGGAGGGCTTGGACTTTAAGGCCTTGCCTAAGTTCTAG
- the ctaD gene encoding cytochrome c oxidase subunit I codes for MAIATKPRAGVWAVLWDLLTTVDHKKIGLLYTATAFFAFALAGVFSLLIRAQLAVPNNTFLTGEQYNQILTLHGATMLFFFIIQAGLTGFGNFVVPLMLGARDVALPRVNAFSYWAFLGSIILALMSFFFPGGAPSVGWTFYYPFSVQSGSGVDFYMAAILLLGFSSLLGNANFIATIYNLRAQGMSMWKMPMYVWSVFAASVLNLFSLAGLTAATLLVLLDRKIGLTWFNPDIGGDPVLFQQFFWFYSHPTVYVMLLPYLGILAEVASTFARKPLFGYKQMVWAQMGIVVLGTMVWAHHMFAVGESTLFQIAFAFFTALIAVPTGVKLFNLIGTLWGGKLQMHTPLYWVLGFIFNFLLGGITGVMLSMTPLDYQFHDSYFVVAHFHNVLMAGSAFGAFAGLYYWWPKMTGRMYDERLGRLHFWLFLVGYLVTFLPQYALGFLGMPRRYYTYNADIAGWPELNFISTVGAFILGLGGIVWVYNMLKSLRSGPKAPENPWGGYTLEWLTSSPPKAHNFDVVLPKDFPSERPLYDWAKKGVELKPEDPSHIHLPNSSFWPFYSAATLFAFFVSVAALPVPNVWMWVFLALFAYGLIRWALEDEYSHPVEHHTLSGKSNAWMGMAWFIVSEVGLFAILIAGYLYLRLTGAAVPPEERPALWLALLNTFFLVSSSFTVHFAHHDLRRGRFNPFRFGLLVTIILGVLFFLVQSYEFYHFHHASSWQENLWTATFFTIVGLHGLHVVIGGFGLILAYLQALRGKLSQHHHGTLEAASMYWHLVDAVWLFIVTLFYIW; via the coding sequence ATGGCCATCGCAACTAAGCCAAGAGCGGGCGTCTGGGCGGTCCTTTGGGACCTGCTTACCACGGTAGACCATAAGAAGATCGGCCTCTTGTACACGGCCACCGCCTTCTTCGCCTTCGCCCTGGCGGGGGTTTTCTCCCTCCTCATCCGGGCGCAGCTGGCGGTGCCCAACAACACCTTCCTCACCGGCGAGCAGTACAACCAGATCCTCACCCTGCACGGGGCCACCATGCTCTTCTTCTTCATCATCCAGGCCGGGCTCACCGGCTTCGGCAACTTCGTGGTGCCCCTGATGCTGGGGGCGCGGGACGTGGCCCTACCCCGGGTGAACGCCTTTAGCTACTGGGCCTTCCTGGGCTCCATCATCCTGGCCCTCATGAGCTTCTTCTTCCCCGGGGGTGCCCCCAGCGTGGGCTGGACCTTCTACTACCCCTTCTCCGTGCAGTCGGGTAGCGGGGTGGACTTCTACATGGCGGCCATCCTCCTCCTGGGCTTCTCCAGCCTGCTCGGCAACGCCAACTTCATCGCCACCATCTACAACCTGCGGGCCCAGGGGATGAGCATGTGGAAGATGCCCATGTACGTGTGGAGCGTCTTCGCCGCCAGCGTGCTCAACCTTTTCAGCCTGGCGGGGCTTACTGCGGCCACCCTGCTGGTCCTCCTGGACCGGAAGATCGGCCTCACCTGGTTCAACCCCGACATCGGGGGCGACCCCGTCCTCTTCCAGCAGTTCTTCTGGTTCTACTCCCACCCCACGGTCTACGTGATGCTCCTGCCTTACCTCGGCATCCTCGCCGAGGTGGCCTCCACCTTCGCCCGCAAGCCCCTTTTCGGCTACAAGCAGATGGTCTGGGCCCAGATGGGGATCGTGGTCCTGGGCACCATGGTCTGGGCCCACCACATGTTCGCCGTGGGCGAGTCCACCCTCTTCCAGATCGCCTTCGCCTTCTTCACCGCCCTCATCGCCGTGCCCACGGGGGTGAAGCTCTTTAACCTCATCGGCACCCTTTGGGGCGGCAAGCTCCAGATGCACACCCCCCTCTATTGGGTCCTGGGCTTCATCTTCAACTTCCTCCTGGGGGGCATCACCGGGGTCATGCTCTCCATGACCCCATTGGACTACCAGTTCCACGACTCCTACTTCGTGGTGGCCCACTTCCACAACGTCCTCATGGCGGGGAGCGCCTTCGGGGCCTTTGCCGGGCTTTACTACTGGTGGCCCAAGATGACGGGCCGCATGTACGACGAGCGGCTGGGCCGGCTCCACTTCTGGCTCTTCCTGGTGGGTTACCTGGTCACCTTCTTGCCCCAGTACGCCTTGGGCTTCTTGGGCATGCCCCGACGCTACTACACCTACAACGCCGACATCGCCGGCTGGCCCGAGCTCAACTTCATTTCCACCGTCGGGGCCTTCATCCTGGGCCTGGGCGGGATCGTTTGGGTTTACAACATGCTGAAAAGCCTCCGCTCCGGTCCCAAGGCCCCCGAGAACCCCTGGGGTGGCTACACCCTGGAGTGGCTCACCAGCTCCCCGCCCAAGGCCCATAACTTTGACGTGGTCCTGCCCAAGGACTTCCCCTCTGAGCGGCCTCTCTACGACTGGGCCAAGAAGGGGGTGGAGCTGAAGCCCGAAGACCCCAGCCACATCCACCTGCCCAATAGCTCCTTCTGGCCCTTTTACTCCGCCGCTACCCTCTTCGCCTTCTTCGTTTCCGTGGCGGCCCTGCCTGTGCCCAACGTGTGGATGTGGGTCTTCCTGGCCCTCTTCGCCTACGGCCTCATCCGCTGGGCCCTGGAGGACGAGTACAGCCACCCCGTGGAGCACCACACCCTTTCGGGCAAGTCCAACGCCTGGATGGGGATGGCCTGGTTCATCGTCTCGGAAGTGGGCCTCTTCGCCATCCTCATCGCGGGCTACCTCTACCTCCGGCTCACCGGGGCGGCGGTGCCTCCCGAGGAGCGGCCTGCCCTCTGGCTGGCCCTTCTCAACACCTTCTTCCTGGTGAGCTCCTCCTTCACCGTGCACTTCGCCCACCATGACCTGAGGCGTGGCCGCTTCAACCCCTTCCGCTTTGGCCTTTTGGTCACCATCATCCTGGGCGTGCTCTTCTTCCTGGTTCAGAGCTACGAGTTCTACCACTTCCATCACGCCTCCAGCTGGCAGGAGAACCTCTGGACCGCCACCTTCTTCACCATCGTGGGCCTGCACGGCCTGCACGTGGTGATCGGGGGCTTTGGCCTGATCCTGGCGTACCTGCAGGCCCTTAGGGGCAAGCTCAGCCAGCACCACCACGGCACCCTCGAGGCCGCCAGCATGTACTGGCACCTGGTGGATGCGGTCTGGCTCTTCATCGTCACCCTTTTCTACATCTGGTAG
- a CDS encoding DUF721 domain-containing protein: MPWRLKEVIPEALRKAGGKEKLRRGLVLAAWREVVGKELAHLSEPLSLEGGTLTVRVADPVTAHQLTYSRLALLRRYEERFPGVVKEIRFVVGPLEKEPEAPKTPENPDRLIWASRRALELAERAPLELREKVARAALALLQKDRGEPCPICKSPSPQHPCPTCRRLLESPWVRKEAERLKRGRPTGLEGEALLVARYLAKNSLLAEMEELFPQALREERLRPLLKDLAQRFQTLFPEEPLPEAVRSLLAKEA; this comes from the coding sequence ATGCCCTGGCGGCTTAAGGAGGTGATCCCCGAGGCCCTCAGGAAGGCGGGGGGGAAGGAGAAGCTGAGGCGGGGCCTGGTCCTGGCCGCCTGGCGGGAGGTGGTGGGCAAGGAGCTGGCCCACCTCAGCGAGCCCCTTTCCCTCGAGGGGGGCACCCTCACCGTGCGCGTGGCCGACCCCGTCACCGCCCACCAGCTCACGTATAGCCGCCTAGCCCTTCTGCGGCGCTACGAGGAGCGGTTTCCCGGGGTGGTGAAGGAGATCCGCTTCGTGGTGGGCCCCCTGGAGAAGGAACCGGAGGCCCCCAAAACCCCGGAAAACCCCGATCGGTTGATTTGGGCCAGCCGCCGGGCCCTGGAGCTGGCGGAAAGGGCCCCCTTGGAGTTGCGGGAAAAGGTGGCCCGGGCCGCCCTGGCCCTTTTGCAGAAGGATCGGGGCGAGCCCTGCCCCATCTGCAAAAGCCCCAGCCCCCAGCACCCCTGCCCCACCTGCCGCCGCCTTCTGGAAAGCCCCTGGGTGCGCAAGGAAGCGGAGCGCCTCAAGCGGGGGCGGCCCACGGGCCTCGAGGGGGAGGCGCTTCTCGTGGCCCGGTACTTGGCCAAGAATTCCCTCCTGGCCGAGATGGAGGAACTCTTCCCCCAGGCCCTGCGGGAGGAAAGGCTCCGCCCCCTGCTCAAGGACCTGGCCCAACGCTTCCAAACCCTCTTCCCGGAGGAACCCCTGCCCGAGGCCGTGCGCAGCCTCCTGGCCAAGGAGGCCTAG
- the recF gene encoding DNA replication/repair protein RecF (All proteins in this family for which functions are known are DNA-binding proteins that assist the filamentation of RecA onto DNA for the initiation of recombination or recombinational repair.), which yields MRLLLFRQKNFRNLALAAFRPPPGLFALVGGNAQGKTSLLLGLHLALGGEVRSPLADLIRFGEKEAWLFAEVETELGLYRIEQRLGPEGREVFLNEKAANLRALQELPGSVLILPEDVEVVLGSREERRTFLDRLIGRFSRRYTALLSAYEKTLRQRNALLKAGGNGLEVWDRELARYGMEIMALRRRFLKRFLPIFQGVHQSLAPGEAGLLLEETAGGDLLEALKAQREEELARGQTLVGPHRDDLVFLLSERPVHRFASRGEAKAIALALRLAEHRLLSEHHGEAPLLLVDEWSEELDEGKREAVLAYARGLPQAVLAGLSAPKGVPVCWVEGGVVLC from the coding sequence ATGCGGCTTCTCCTCTTTCGCCAGAAAAACTTCCGCAACCTGGCCCTGGCCGCTTTCCGTCCCCCGCCAGGCCTCTTTGCCCTGGTGGGGGGGAATGCCCAGGGCAAAACCAGCCTGCTTCTGGGCCTCCACCTGGCCCTGGGGGGGGAGGTGCGGAGCCCCTTGGCCGACCTCATCCGCTTTGGGGAGAAGGAGGCCTGGCTCTTCGCCGAGGTGGAGACGGAGCTCGGCCTTTACCGCATAGAGCAACGGCTTGGCCCAGAGGGAAGGGAGGTCTTCCTCAACGAGAAGGCCGCAAACCTCCGGGCGCTTCAGGAGCTTCCCGGCTCGGTCCTGATTCTGCCCGAGGACGTGGAGGTGGTCCTGGGGAGCCGGGAGGAGAGGCGCACCTTTTTGGACCGCCTCATCGGGCGCTTCTCCCGGCGCTACACCGCCCTCCTTTCCGCCTACGAGAAGACGCTTCGCCAGCGGAACGCCCTCTTAAAGGCGGGGGGCAATGGGCTTGAGGTGTGGGACCGGGAGCTGGCTCGGTACGGCATGGAGATCATGGCCTTGAGGAGGCGTTTCCTTAAGCGGTTCCTGCCCATCTTCCAGGGCGTCCACCAAAGCCTGGCCCCGGGGGAGGCGGGGCTTCTTTTGGAGGAAACCGCGGGGGGGGATCTCCTCGAGGCCCTGAAGGCCCAAAGGGAAGAGGAGTTGGCCCGGGGGCAGACCCTGGTGGGCCCCCACCGGGACGACCTGGTCTTTCTCCTCTCGGAACGCCCGGTCCACCGTTTCGCCAGCCGGGGGGAGGCCAAGGCCATCGCCCTGGCCCTCCGCCTGGCGGAGCATCGGCTTCTTTCCGAGCACCACGGGGAGGCCCCCCTCCTCCTGGTGGACGAGTGGAGCGAGGAGCTGGACGAGGGCAAACGGGAGGCGGTGCTGGCCTACGCCCGCGGGTTGCCGCAAGCCGTCCTGGCTGGGCTTTCGGCCCCCAAGGGGGTACCGGTATGCTGGGTGGAAGGAGGGGTGGTCTTATGCTGA
- a CDS encoding MFS transporter, which produces MSPLGLLFLTLFNSVLGLSILFPILGPLGRTLGLTEVQVGLFSTGYALMQFLLSPFWGRLSERGRKPILLVGILGFGVSFFLFGLFALLGEKELVPPAFLFPLLLLARLIGGAFSSATLPTAQAYVADITGRENRTAGMALLGAAFGLAVILGPALGAGLAALLGLLAPVFFSAGFALLNALFVALVLPESRPAGTREVRRLSPWDARVFPLLLLGFALNLSSVSLEQTLAFYFQDRLGLSALATARSVGLALVLYGLVAVFIQGFLVRRLSWPPKTLLLLGLPLGILGFAILVMAQSFWGLALGLALQGAGAALAGPGVTAALSLAVGEGEQGLVAGLNSSAQALGRMLGPILGTGLYRMAPEAPYLLGGGLLLLALLFLPALFRRVKL; this is translated from the coding sequence ATGTCCCCTCTTGGCCTCCTCTTCCTCACCCTGTTCAACAGCGTTCTCGGGCTTTCCATCCTCTTCCCCATCCTGGGGCCCTTGGGGCGGACGCTGGGGCTTACCGAGGTCCAGGTGGGCCTTTTCTCCACGGGCTACGCCCTCATGCAGTTTCTGCTCTCCCCCTTCTGGGGAAGGCTGAGCGAACGCGGGCGCAAGCCCATCCTTCTCGTGGGCATCCTGGGCTTTGGGGTGAGCTTTTTCCTCTTTGGCCTCTTCGCCCTCCTGGGGGAGAAAGAGCTGGTCCCGCCCGCCTTCCTCTTTCCCCTTCTCCTGCTGGCCCGGCTCATCGGCGGGGCCTTTAGCTCCGCCACCCTGCCCACCGCCCAGGCCTACGTAGCGGACATCACGGGGCGGGAAAACCGCACGGCGGGCATGGCCCTTCTGGGGGCGGCCTTCGGCCTGGCGGTGATCCTGGGGCCAGCCCTGGGGGCGGGGCTCGCCGCCCTCTTGGGCCTTTTGGCCCCGGTGTTTTTCTCCGCGGGGTTTGCCCTCTTGAACGCCCTCTTCGTGGCCCTGGTTCTTCCCGAGTCCCGGCCTGCGGGAACCCGGGAGGTAAGGCGGCTTTCCCCTTGGGACGCCCGCGTCTTCCCCCTTCTCCTCCTGGGGTTTGCCCTGAACCTCTCCAGCGTGTCCCTGGAGCAGACCCTCGCCTTCTATTTCCAGGACCGGTTGGGGCTCTCCGCCTTGGCCACCGCAAGAAGCGTGGGCCTGGCCCTGGTGCTTTACGGCCTGGTGGCGGTTTTTATCCAGGGTTTCCTGGTGCGCAGGCTCTCCTGGCCCCCCAAAACCCTTCTCCTCCTGGGCCTTCCCCTGGGCATCCTGGGCTTTGCCATCCTGGTCATGGCCCAAAGCTTCTGGGGGCTGGCCTTGGGCCTGGCCCTCCAGGGGGCGGGGGCCGCCTTGGCGGGACCGGGGGTTACGGCCGCCCTCTCCCTGGCGGTGGGGGAAGGGGAGCAGGGGCTGGTGGCGGGGCTCAACAGCTCCGCCCAGGCCTTGGGGCGCATGCTGGGGCCCATCCTGGGCACCGGGCTGTACCGCATGGCCCCCGAGGCCCCCTACCTCCTGGGGGGAGGCCTTCTCCTCTTGGCCCTCCTCTTCCTCCCCGCCCTCTTCCGTCGGGTAAAGCTCTAG
- the pstB gene encoding phosphate ABC transporter ATP-binding protein PstB has product MPPETKVAVSTHMESRGLVVRYGNRVGVGVGGGVNLPLYRHRVTALIGPSGCGKTTFLRALNRMHDLTPIAKVEGEVLLDGENIYAPGVDPVLVRRRVGMVFQKPTAFPTMSIYDNVAAGLKLVGIRDKRRLDEAVERALRGAALWDEVKDRLRTPASGLSGGQQQRLTIARALAVEPEVLLMDEPTASLDPISTQAIEDLLLSLKEQVTIVIVTHNMQQAARISDYTAFFLNGEMVEFGPTEAIFTKPTDPRTEAYITGRFG; this is encoded by the coding sequence ATGCCACCGGAAACGAAGGTAGCCGTGAGCACACACATGGAGTCCAGGGGGCTCGTGGTCCGCTACGGGAACCGGGTGGGTGTGGGGGTTGGGGGCGGGGTGAACCTCCCCCTGTACCGCCACCGGGTCACCGCCCTCATCGGCCCCTCCGGGTGCGGCAAGACCACGTTTCTCAGGGCCCTCAACCGCATGCACGACCTAACCCCCATCGCCAAGGTGGAGGGGGAGGTCCTCCTGGATGGGGAAAACATCTACGCTCCCGGTGTGGACCCGGTTTTGGTGCGGAGGCGGGTGGGCATGGTCTTCCAAAAGCCCACCGCCTTTCCCACCATGTCCATCTACGACAACGTGGCGGCGGGGCTTAAGCTGGTGGGCATCAGGGATAAGCGCCGCCTGGACGAGGCGGTGGAAAGGGCCCTGCGCGGGGCCGCCTTGTGGGACGAGGTGAAGGATCGCCTGCGCACCCCCGCCAGTGGCCTTTCTGGGGGGCAGCAACAACGCCTCACCATCGCCCGGGCCCTGGCGGTGGAGCCGGAAGTCCTCCTCATGGACGAACCCACCGCCAGCCTGGATCCCATCTCCACCCAGGCCATTGAGGACCTCCTCCTTTCCCTAAAGGAACAGGTGACCATCGTCATCGTGACCCACAACATGCAACAGGCCGCCCGGATATCCGACTACACCGCCTTCTTCCTCAACGGGGAAATGGTGGAGTTCGGTCCCACCGAGGCCATCTTCACCAAGCCCACGGACCCCCGCACCGAGGCCTACATCACCGGCCGCTTCGGATAG
- the pstA gene encoding phosphate ABC transporter permease PstA, whose translation MVSSARTLERDLALRRRYRKERFMMGLVGLGTGLAFLVLFLVLAYALAQGASALNLDLFLKDMRPPGETGGGLRQAIVGTLIVDGLGLLIALPFGLAAGILLAEYPDHPINPYLRLLSDTLNGMPAILFGLLAFILIVKPMGGFSGLSGAFALGFLMIPILARSTEGVLSLVPKEIREAGLALGLPRWRVILSLVLPTARAGLITGVLLAFARAAGEAAPLLFTAFGSPLLELNPMKPMDTLPLRLFAFAISPYEDWHRQAWAAGLVLFGLITLTSLLARWASRRRF comes from the coding sequence GTGGTTTCCTCTGCAAGAACCCTGGAAAGGGACCTGGCCCTAAGGCGCCGTTACCGCAAGGAGCGCTTCATGATGGGTCTGGTGGGCCTGGGGACCGGGCTGGCTTTTCTTGTCCTCTTCCTGGTGCTGGCCTATGCCCTAGCCCAGGGGGCCAGCGCCTTGAACCTGGATCTCTTCCTCAAGGACATGCGTCCCCCAGGGGAAACCGGGGGTGGTCTTCGGCAAGCCATTGTGGGAACCTTGATCGTGGATGGGCTTGGGCTTCTCATCGCCCTGCCCTTTGGCCTAGCCGCGGGGATTCTCTTGGCGGAGTATCCGGATCACCCGATAAACCCTTACCTCCGCCTCCTCTCCGACACCCTAAATGGCATGCCCGCCATCCTCTTTGGACTCCTGGCGTTTATCCTCATCGTTAAGCCCATGGGAGGCTTTTCGGGCCTTTCGGGGGCTTTTGCCTTGGGTTTTCTCATGATCCCCATCCTGGCCCGGAGCACCGAGGGGGTGCTTAGCCTGGTGCCCAAGGAAATCCGTGAGGCTGGACTGGCCCTTGGGCTTCCCCGCTGGCGGGTGATCCTCTCCCTGGTCCTGCCCACCGCCCGGGCAGGGCTCATCACCGGGGTCCTCTTGGCCTTTGCCCGGGCGGCGGGGGAGGCGGCGCCTTTGCTCTTCACCGCCTTCGGGAGCCCCCTATTGGAACTGAACCCCATGAAACCCATGGATACCCTTCCCCTACGCCTCTTTGCCTTCGCCATCAGCCCCTACGAGGATTGGCACCGCCAGGCCTGGGCCGCAGGGTTGGTGCTCTTTGGGCTCATTACCCTGACGAGCCTGCTGGCCCGGTGGGCCTCGAGGAGGAGGTTCTGA